One genomic segment of Hevea brasiliensis isolate MT/VB/25A 57/8 chromosome 3, ASM3005281v1, whole genome shotgun sequence includes these proteins:
- the LOC110632775 gene encoding uncharacterized protein LOC110632775 codes for MGRVYNGSNNSTKTSEEQETRTKVLEFLVTKNFAQKIQKIRSKGFLLERRVSPRLKNIPKDKRPYYGCNQTRQLCGSGKTEDDDEKTQIDSPEDSAGTNKDKVGINARKNLSQHVPKKRSEGVFLERRVSPRLKDISADKRPYYGSVQRQKIHGPTDYARYRKTEDNDWKRPLDSPKDNAGKEKTKADITFTKNTVQRVPNIRSDGYLLKQRVSPRLKNTPADKRPFYGRDQRRQLAAIKYDLRERKNKNDNQMSLLHYPDGNVNERKSKVDHLIQEHLLDLTRKDAEDRGSKSDFVLGFAPVEHGDTPIMDLKEGAHLECASCESFLADSMHQTCSARVMAVSPLMLKCKGINNWGQNSSKKETENDVFDVNMIKKIGQQFQKLTLLERRVSPRLKNIPKEKRPYYGSNSKVQLNAAKDYVCNNNDQKRQFHCPEDNTKKKKTKVNHSTQQSLSKVAVKNTYDRDSESLMASGFGLVKCKSMEIMSLENGAYVKSMDHKRLLSNHMRHKAGAKDCIEPESVSKDYSKLPGLVCEDISYGEEDIPIPVTNMIDPPIAPAGFKYTNSIHIATNVSIPPSPSGCNCKGNCTNPKSCSCARLNGSDFPYVRKDGGRLTEPKDVVFECGPGCGCGPNCINRISQRGLKYRLEVYRTLNKGWAVRSWDFIPSGAPVCEYTGILRRSAELDNVSENEFIFQIDCWHTMNGIGRRERRQGGVSRHARNLIKKLDKAETESEFCIDGVSCGNVTRFINHSCEPNLFVQCILSSHHDIRLAQIVLFAADDIPPMQELAYDYGFELDSVIGPDGKIKKLPCYCGSSECRGRLY; via the exons ATGGGTAGAGTGTATAATGGAAGCAATAATTCCACCAAAACTTCTGAAGAGCAAGAAACTCGAACGAAAGTACTTGAATTTTTGGTGACAAAGAATTTTGCTCAAAAAATTCAAAAGATAAGGTCCAAGGGGTTTCTTTTGGAGCGACGAGTTAGCCCAAGACTTAAAAACATACCCAAAGATAAAAGACCATATTATGGCTGCAATCAAACGAGGCAATTATGTGGCAGCGGAAAAACTGAAGATGATGATGAGAAGACGCAAATTGATTCTCCTGAAGATAGTGCTGGCACCAACAAAGATAAAGTTGGCATTAATGCAAGAAAGAACCTCTCTCAGCATGTTCCAAAGAAAAGATCAGAGGGGGTTTTCTTGGAGCGAAGAGTTAGCCCTAGGCTTAAAGATATATCTGCAGACAAAAGACCATATTATGGCAGTGTTCAGAGGCAGAAGATACATGGTCCTACAGATTATGCACGGTACAGAAAAACTGAAGATAATGATTGGAAGAGGCCATTGGATTCTCCCAAAGATAATGCTGGAAAGGAAAAAACTAAAGCTGACATTACATTTACAAAGAACACTGTGCAACGAGTTCCAAACATAAGGTCAGATGGATATCTTTTGAAGCAAAGAGTTAGCCCAAGACTTAAAAATACACCTGCAGATAAAAGACCATTTTATGGTAGAGATCAAAGGAGGCAGCTGGCTGCTATTAAATATGACCTCcgtgaaagaaaaaataaaaatgataaccAGATGAGTCTGCTACATTATCCTGATGGTAATGTTAATGAGAGAAAAAGTAAAGTTGATCACTTGATACAAGAACATCTACTTGATTTGACTAGAAAAGATGCTGAAGATAGAGGTAGCAAAAGTGATTTTGTCCTTGGCTTTGCACCTGTTGAGCATGGTGATACACCAATTATGGATTTAAAAGAGGGAGCTCATTTGGAATGCGCAAGTTGTGAAAGTTTTCTTGCTGACAGTATGCATCAAACGTGTAGTGCAAGGGTGATGGCTGTTTCCCCTTTGATGTTAAAATGCAAAGGTATCAATAATTGGGGTCAGAATTCTAGCAAGAAAGAAACTGAAAATGACGTATTTGATGTTAACATGATAAAGAAAATTGGGCAACAATTTCAAAAGTTAACTCTTTTAGAGCGAAGAGTTAGTCCAAGACTTAAAAATATACCCAAAGAGAAAAGACCATATTATGGCAGTAATTCGAAGGTGCAGTTAAATGCTGCTAAAGATTATGTCTGCAACAACAATGATCAGAAGAGGCAATTCCATTGTCCTGAAGATAACACTAAGAAGAAAAAAACTAAAGTCAATCACTCAACGCAGCAAAGTCTATCAAAAGTGGCTGTGAAAAATACATATGATAGAGATTCTGAAAGTCTGATGGCCTCTGGTTTTGGACTTGTTAAATGCAAAAGTATGGAaataatgagtttagaaaatggtGCTTATGTGAAATCAATGGACCATAAGAGGTTGTTATCCAATCATATGCGTCACAAGGCTGGTGCAAAG GATTGCATTGAACCGGAGAGTGTGTCTAAAGATTATTCTAAATTGCCAGG CTTGGTGTGTGAGGACATATCTTATGGTGAAGAAGATATACCTATTCCTGTTACAAATATGATTGATCCTCCTATTGCTCCTGCAG GGTTTAAATATACCAACTCTATTCACATTGCAACAAATGTGAGCATTCCCCCGAGTCCTTCTGGATGCAATTGCAAAGGAAACTGTACTAATCCAAAGTCTTGTTCCTGTGCTCGACTTAATGGCTCTGACTTCCCATATGTGCGCAAAGATGGTGGCag attGACTGAACCAAAGGATGTGGTGTTTGAATGTGGTCCAGGATGTGGATGTGGACCAAATTGCATCAACCGTATATCACAGCGGGGGTTGAAGTACCGACTTGAG GTATACCGTACACTGAACAAGGGATGGGCCGTTAGGTCTTGGGACTTCATTCCTTCTGGGGCTCCAGTGTGTGAATACACAGGAATTCTTAGGAGGAGTGCAGAGTTAGATAATGTCTCAGAGAATGAGTTCATTTTTCAGATTGATTGCTGGCATACAATGAATGGGATAGGGCGAAGAGAG AGGCGACAAGGTGGTGTGTCTCGTCATGCACGTAATCTCATAAAGAAATTGGATAAAGCAGAAACCGAGTCAGAGTTTTGCATAGATGGAGTTTCCTGTGGTAATGTTACCAGATTTATTAATCATAGCTGTGAGCCTAACCTATTTGTCCAGTGTATTTTAAGCTCCCACCATGACATTAGACTTGCTCAGATTGTGCTATTTGCTGCAGATGACATACCTCCTATGCAG GAACTCGCATATGACTATGGTTTTGAACTTGATAGTGTTATTGGTCCTGAtgggaaaataaaaaaattgccaTGCTATTGCGGTTCAAGTGAATGTCGGGGGCGATTATACTAG